A stretch of the Kroppenstedtia eburnea genome encodes the following:
- a CDS encoding PTS fructose transporter subunit IIC — MAKLIVAITSCPTGIAHTYMAAEAIEQAAKKKGYEVKVETQGSVGAENELTAEEIARADGVIIAADTKVDDTRFVGKPVVKTGTGDAIKNAEALIDQVVQQKTSPVQDVETVQQQQQAERPRERRGVYQHLMTGVSYMIPFVVAGGLLIALSFMFGIHAAEEKGTLAAALKQIGGETAFALMVPVLAGFIAFSIADRPGIAPGLVGGMLASQIGSGFLGGIVAGFLAGYVALGIKKHLKLPATLEGLKPVLIIPLFSVLIVGLLMIYVIGTPMAAVTEGLTRFLQGMQAGSAVVLGLLLGAMMAFDVGGPLNKAAYTFGITMLEAGVQTPMAAVMAAGMTPPLGLALATFLRKNRFTRDEREAGKAAVVLGASFITEGAIPFAAKDPLRVIPSIMIGSAVTGALSMWFNVTLVAPHGGVFVFFIPHAITHLLPYMLSIAIGTLVTAVFVTLLKKPVQEA, encoded by the coding sequence ATGGCCAAATTAATTGTGGCGATCACGTCTTGTCCCACCGGGATTGCCCATACGTACATGGCGGCGGAAGCGATTGAACAGGCGGCGAAAAAGAAAGGTTACGAAGTCAAAGTGGAGACACAGGGTTCCGTCGGTGCGGAGAATGAACTGACGGCTGAGGAGATCGCCCGTGCCGACGGTGTCATTATCGCCGCCGACACCAAAGTGGATGATACACGCTTCGTCGGGAAGCCGGTGGTGAAAACAGGGACGGGAGATGCGATTAAGAACGCGGAGGCCTTGATCGATCAGGTTGTGCAACAAAAGACTTCACCGGTCCAGGATGTGGAGACCGTTCAGCAGCAACAACAGGCGGAACGCCCCCGGGAACGGCGAGGCGTGTATCAACATCTGATGACCGGCGTCTCCTACATGATCCCCTTCGTGGTCGCAGGTGGGCTGTTGATTGCGCTCTCATTTATGTTTGGAATTCACGCCGCCGAAGAGAAAGGCACCCTGGCGGCGGCACTTAAGCAGATCGGCGGGGAGACCGCATTTGCGCTGATGGTTCCGGTGCTGGCCGGATTTATCGCCTTCTCCATCGCCGACCGACCGGGAATTGCGCCGGGCTTGGTCGGCGGCATGCTCGCATCACAGATCGGCTCCGGCTTCCTCGGCGGCATTGTGGCCGGATTTTTAGCGGGTTATGTAGCCCTGGGGATCAAAAAACACCTGAAGTTGCCGGCAACCTTGGAAGGGCTGAAACCGGTACTCATCATCCCCCTCTTTTCAGTCCTCATCGTCGGTCTGCTGATGATTTACGTCATCGGGACGCCCATGGCCGCCGTCACTGAGGGACTGACCCGTTTCTTGCAAGGGATGCAAGCCGGCTCAGCCGTTGTGCTCGGGTTGCTCCTCGGAGCGATGATGGCCTTCGATGTGGGGGGACCGCTCAATAAAGCCGCCTACACCTTCGGGATCACCATGTTGGAAGCAGGCGTCCAAACCCCGATGGCGGCGGTGATGGCAGCCGGAATGACGCCGCCTCTCGGGTTGGCTTTGGCGACGTTTCTCCGAAAAAACCGGTTTACCCGCGACGAACGGGAAGCAGGCAAGGCGGCAGTCGTTCTGGGAGCTTCCTTCATCACAGAAGGTGCCATCCCGTTTGCGGCGAAGGATCCCCTCCGCGTGATTCCATCGATTATGATCGGATCTGCGGTCACAGGTGCCCTCTCCATGTGGTTTAACGTGACTTTGGTGGCTCCCCATGGTGGTGTGTTTGTATTCTTCATCCCCCATGCGATCACGCATCTGTTGCCCTACATGCTCTCGATCGCGATCGGAACATTGGTGACAGCCGTTTTCGTCACACTGTTGAAGAAGCCGGTACAGGAGGCTTGA
- a CDS encoding NADPH-dependent FMN reductase: MGKLNIGIILGSTRQGRVSPQVGKWVKKIGQQQEDANYEILDLADYDLPFLGTGTGQERGIIAWKTKLASLDGFVFIVQEYNHSLTGALKNALDSAYEEWNDKAAGIVSYGSTGGARAAEHLRGILGELSVATVRANPTLSIFTDFTKSKVFQPADYHINYVAEMLDQIRSWSRALKTVRKS, from the coding sequence TTGGGAAAACTAAACATTGGCATTATTTTAGGAAGCACACGTCAAGGACGTGTAAGCCCACAAGTCGGAAAATGGGTAAAAAAGATAGGTCAGCAACAGGAAGACGCCAATTATGAAATTCTCGATCTAGCTGACTATGATTTGCCGTTTTTAGGAACGGGAACGGGGCAAGAACGAGGTATCATTGCCTGGAAAACGAAACTTGCCAGCTTGGATGGATTCGTCTTTATCGTTCAAGAGTACAATCACAGTTTGACCGGAGCACTGAAAAATGCACTCGATTCAGCATATGAGGAATGGAACGATAAAGCAGCAGGAATAGTAAGCTATGGTTCAACAGGCGGAGCTCGTGCCGCTGAGCATTTGCGCGGAATCCTAGGGGAATTATCAGTTGCGACGGTTCGCGCCAATCCAACCTTGTCCATTTTTACCGATTTCACAAAATCTAAAGTGTTTCAACCCGCTGATTATCATATTAATTATGTCGCAGAGATGTTAGATCAAATCCGGTCATGGAGTCGGGCTTTAAAAACAGTAAGGAAATCGTAG
- a CDS encoding MerR family transcriptional regulator, which yields MLYTVKEISHLANVTIKTLHHYHKIGLLLPCKVSEAGYRLYGMKELERLQEILLYRELDFSLDKIKEILDGEPDRLSILSEQRKLILTRKDRLEQLIQTIDDSIEHAQKGEITDKSKMFRGFESEAGWKEALSEQNEYLKETYGYDLLEENPIDVQSMNKSAMEAKRFTDGMAKALKDGLRFDDEKVQHLIYQHLNFLNNHGHETTTADFAKQTRFFLNDDFHRNMLEGQQAGLSYYLCIAAETFASDEKR from the coding sequence ATGCTGTACACGGTAAAGGAAATATCACATTTGGCGAATGTGACAATCAAAACATTACATCATTATCATAAGATTGGCCTTCTGCTGCCATGTAAGGTGAGTGAAGCCGGCTATCGCCTTTATGGAATGAAAGAGCTCGAACGTCTGCAAGAAATCCTGTTATATCGTGAACTGGATTTTTCTCTTGATAAGATCAAAGAAATACTGGATGGAGAGCCTGATCGACTATCTATCTTGTCCGAGCAAAGAAAACTGATTCTTACTCGAAAGGATCGACTGGAGCAGCTTATTCAAACGATAGATGATTCGATTGAACACGCTCAGAAAGGAGAAATCACGGATAAATCAAAAATGTTCAGAGGATTTGAAAGTGAAGCGGGATGGAAAGAAGCATTGTCCGAACAAAATGAGTACCTCAAGGAAACGTATGGTTATGACCTACTTGAGGAAAACCCGATTGACGTGCAATCAATGAACAAATCTGCTATGGAAGCGAAACGTTTTACTGATGGGATGGCAAAGGCGCTCAAGGATGGACTTAGATTTGATGATGAAAAAGTACAGCATTTGATTTACCAACATCTCAACTTCCTGAATAATCATGGCCACGAAACAACGACAGCAGACTTTGCAAAACAAACGAGATTTTTCTTAAATGATGACTTTCATCGTAACATGCTTGAAGGTCAACAAGCGGGTCTTTCTTATTATCTCTGTATCGCAGCTGAGACATTTGCATCTGATGAAAAGAGATAA
- a CDS encoding ATP-binding cassette domain-containing protein — MNELIPEYSEENLAVYTKDLTKTYRGGVRALNGLSFSVKRGTIFALLGPNGAGKSTVVKILTTLSQPDRGEARVAGIDVTRNPDAVRRAIGCVSQQSGVSPDATGRDNLTLQGQLYGLRGRLLKDRVSGLLEQFRLNKAADRLSSTYSGGMRRKLDIALGLIHQPQILFLDEPTTGLDPEARTSLWEIISRLSKDQGMTILLTTHYLEEADHLADRLAIVNSGEIIVEGTPEGLKEELKGDAIHIELVDPKSVSDESVHQALEQIETVHEVSLEKPSLHIWVENGSMALPTVLTTLEAVGIKVASAAVARPSLDDVYLRYTGQSLRET; from the coding sequence ATGAACGAATTAATTCCAGAGTATTCCGAAGAAAATTTGGCCGTTTACACGAAAGATTTAACAAAAACATACCGTGGAGGTGTACGCGCGTTAAATGGATTATCCTTTTCGGTGAAAAGGGGGACCATTTTTGCACTGCTTGGCCCGAACGGTGCAGGCAAATCGACCGTAGTGAAAATTTTGACCACATTATCACAGCCGGATCGTGGGGAAGCACGGGTAGCAGGCATCGATGTCACTCGTAATCCAGATGCCGTTCGCCGGGCAATCGGATGTGTCTCACAGCAGTCCGGTGTTTCTCCTGATGCCACCGGTCGTGATAACCTTACTCTTCAAGGGCAACTGTATGGTTTACGTGGTCGTCTTCTGAAAGATCGTGTATCTGGGTTGCTGGAACAATTTCGCCTCAACAAAGCGGCTGACCGTCTTAGCAGCACGTATTCAGGTGGCATGAGGCGAAAGCTTGATATCGCCTTGGGATTGATTCATCAACCACAGATTCTTTTTCTCGACGAGCCGACTACGGGACTGGATCCCGAGGCACGTACTTCATTATGGGAGATTATCTCACGCCTCTCCAAAGATCAAGGAATGACGATACTTCTTACCACACATTATTTGGAGGAGGCCGATCACCTGGCAGACCGGCTGGCGATTGTTAATTCCGGGGAAATTATCGTTGAGGGGACTCCAGAGGGACTGAAAGAAGAACTAAAGGGTGACGCCATACACATTGAACTGGTCGATCCTAAATCTGTTTCAGATGAGTCCGTTCACCAAGCTCTTGAGCAAATTGAAACAGTTCACGAAGTTTCACTGGAAAAACCTTCGCTTCATATATGGGTGGAGAACGGCTCAATGGCTTTGCCTACCGTTTTGACCACACTGGAAGCTGTAGGTATCAAGGTAGCTTCCGCTGCAGTGGCACGTCCGTCACTTGACGACGTTTATTTACGATACACGGGACAATCACTCAGAGAAACCTAG
- a CDS encoding LysR family transcriptional regulator, translating into MELLQLKYFLTVAKLEHMTKAAQELHIAQPALSRTIRRLEEDLGVPLFDRKARQIRLNPFGKAFEAKAKAAIHLLEEGRREVEDLAGLKQGRIHLAVMNMEQIREPLQNFLTKYPEVNFQVFQASMEDFENIEANQEVDFYLTSLPIQQEGFSEIALIREKLYLAVPHGHKFANRKSIHLSEVSAEPFVGYKEKSPLRMMNDDLCNQAGFRPKMVCETEDPGSIAELVRSGFGVSIVGGCKSGEELDLVKLPIEDPASERIFRIAWREERYLSQAAIAFRDFIVTYFRDKEHTIGSESRKALMLR; encoded by the coding sequence ATGGAACTGCTACAACTTAAATATTTTTTAACCGTGGCTAAATTAGAACATATGACCAAAGCGGCACAAGAACTTCATATCGCCCAACCGGCATTAAGTAGAACGATTCGTCGGCTGGAAGAGGACTTGGGGGTACCATTGTTTGATCGTAAAGCACGGCAAATTCGTTTGAATCCTTTTGGAAAAGCATTTGAAGCGAAAGCGAAGGCTGCGATCCATTTGCTCGAGGAGGGGCGCCGGGAAGTGGAAGATCTAGCGGGCTTAAAACAAGGTCGTATTCACCTGGCAGTTATGAATATGGAACAGATCAGAGAACCTTTGCAGAACTTCTTGACTAAATATCCAGAAGTTAATTTCCAGGTGTTTCAAGCATCTATGGAGGATTTCGAGAACATAGAAGCAAACCAAGAAGTGGACTTCTATTTAACTTCGTTGCCGATTCAGCAGGAAGGATTCAGTGAAATTGCATTGATAAGAGAAAAGCTCTATCTCGCTGTGCCGCATGGGCACAAATTTGCAAATCGCAAATCGATTCACCTTAGTGAAGTGTCAGCCGAACCCTTTGTTGGATACAAAGAAAAATCTCCTTTACGGATGATGAATGATGACCTTTGCAATCAAGCGGGTTTTCGTCCGAAGATGGTGTGTGAAACAGAAGATCCAGGCAGTATCGCAGAACTTGTTCGGTCTGGATTCGGTGTTTCCATTGTCGGTGGCTGTAAAAGTGGAGAGGAGCTGGATTTAGTCAAACTGCCGATCGAAGATCCTGCAAGTGAAAGGATTTTTCGGATAGCCTGGCGTGAAGAGCGTTATTTATCACAGGCAGCGATTGCATTTCGAGATTTTATCGTCACCTATTTCAGGGATAAAGAACACACAATAGGAAGCGAGAGTAGGAAAGCATTGATGCTACGATAG
- a CDS encoding class I SAM-dependent methyltransferase produces the protein MHDKQHTEPDSTAVRVALWRALHVQVDSPPYVLEDEVGLRLAAPEDGWRQRPDMDPEGTSGFRASIVARARFIEELVTEQLSQGVTQYVILGAGLDTFAQRRPEIASRMRVFEVDQPVTQAWKRQRLIELGFDIPEWLRLVPVDFEAGWSWWEQLKAAGFDASRPAVVASTGVTQYLTKDAIRATLRQVATLAPGSTLAMTFLLPLELTESGLRPGFEAASTGARASGTPFISFFTPSEMLALAREAGFREARHVSATDLNQRYFTGRTDGLRLPSGEEFLVATT, from the coding sequence ATGCATGATAAGCAACATACGGAACCAGACAGCACGGCAGTACGGGTGGCGTTATGGAGAGCTTTGCATGTACAGGTCGATTCACCTCCCTATGTACTTGAAGACGAGGTCGGCCTGCGACTGGCTGCCCCAGAAGACGGATGGCGTCAACGCCCCGACATGGACCCGGAGGGCACCAGCGGCTTCCGTGCATCCATCGTGGCCCGTGCCCGCTTCATTGAGGAACTGGTTACCGAACAGCTCAGCCAAGGCGTCACCCAGTACGTGATTCTCGGAGCCGGCCTCGACACCTTTGCTCAGCGCCGACCGGAGATCGCCTCCCGGATGCGGGTCTTCGAGGTAGACCAGCCCGTTACACAGGCTTGGAAGAGGCAACGCTTGATCGAGCTCGGCTTTGACATTCCCGAGTGGTTACGACTCGTGCCGGTCGACTTCGAAGCAGGCTGGTCCTGGTGGGAGCAACTAAAGGCTGCGGGCTTCGACGCGAGCAGGCCAGCTGTGGTGGCCTCCACAGGCGTCACTCAGTACCTCACCAAGGACGCGATTAGGGCCACACTGCGCCAGGTGGCGACGCTGGCTCCCGGCTCCACACTGGCCATGACGTTCCTGCTGCCGCTTGAGCTCACCGAATCCGGGCTGCGCCCTGGATTTGAGGCGGCTTCGACGGGAGCGCGGGCAAGCGGCACGCCTTTCATCAGCTTCTTCACACCGTCGGAGATGCTGGCACTGGCCCGTGAGGCAGGCTTCCGAGAAGCCCGGCATGTATCCGCGACCGATCTTAACCAGCGCTATTTTACCGGCCGCACCGATGGTCTCCGGCTGCCAAGCGGAGAGGAGTTCCTGGTGGCGACTACCTAG
- a CDS encoding ABC transporter permease, translating to MMDIIRHTWYMAWRHMKPMFRRPIVIVMSMIQPIVWLLLFSSLFKKIVDIPGFETNSYITFLLPGVIVMNALFVGVFTGMETVMDLNNGVIDRFLITPVKRVTLILGKLIQQAVLFVIQSLILIVLSLVIGASFSGPASGIFIVITSAVMLGVAVGALSIGFALITRKLESMVSLMQFFTLPLMFLSSALMPQDLAPTWIRIIGHFNPVNWAVLAGRNAFGANTDWGVVFLNGILVLVFAIVCVLLSTRAFRAYQRSM from the coding sequence ATGATGGATATTATTCGGCATACCTGGTACATGGCATGGCGTCATATGAAGCCGATGTTTCGCCGACCGATCGTAATTGTGATGTCGATGATTCAGCCCATTGTTTGGTTGTTACTCTTCAGCAGCTTATTTAAAAAAATTGTTGACATTCCCGGATTCGAGACTAATTCTTACATTACCTTTCTTCTACCGGGAGTCATCGTAATGAATGCGTTGTTTGTCGGCGTTTTTACCGGAATGGAGACAGTGATGGATTTGAACAACGGGGTCATTGATCGTTTTCTGATCACACCGGTAAAACGAGTCACACTCATTCTGGGGAAGTTGATTCAACAGGCAGTGCTTTTTGTGATTCAATCATTGATTCTTATTGTGCTTTCACTTGTGATCGGTGCCAGTTTTTCCGGTCCGGCATCCGGAATTTTCATCGTCATTACAAGTGCTGTTATGTTAGGAGTCGCTGTAGGTGCACTTTCTATCGGCTTTGCGTTGATCACACGTAAACTTGAATCGATGGTGAGTCTGATGCAATTTTTTACATTGCCTTTAATGTTTCTTTCTTCAGCGCTCATGCCACAGGATTTAGCTCCCACATGGATTCGGATCATCGGCCATTTTAATCCGGTCAATTGGGCCGTGCTTGCTGGACGCAACGCGTTTGGTGCCAATACTGACTGGGGAGTTGTTTTTCTGAACGGCATACTTGTCCTCGTTTTTGCGATTGTATGTGTACTGTTGTCAACACGTGCATTTCGAGCCTATCAAAGGTCAATGTGA
- a CDS encoding NADP-dependent oxidoreductase, whose amino-acid sequence MSNLINRQILLAKRPKGWPDDSTFRLVESPIPNLEDGEVLVRTVYLSVDPYMRGRMNDAKSYIPPFELNEVLTGGVVGQVEESKHPDFRKGDLVTGMMGWQDFSVVKGDHLNQVDTTLAPPTTALSVLGMPGLTAYFGLLEIGQPQQGETVVISGAAGAVGSLVGQIAKIKGCRVVGIAGSEEKVRFLKEDLGFDAVINYKTDQVKEAVAEACPDGVDVYFDNVGGEISDIVVSRINKFARIILCGQIALYNLEKADVGPRVQTQLLINSALMKGFIVADYQKRFKEGLIQLAEWLSQGKLQYRENIVEGLENAPRAFQGLFKGENLGKQLVKVSEIKG is encoded by the coding sequence ATGTCTAACTTGATCAATCGTCAGATCCTGCTTGCAAAACGTCCCAAGGGCTGGCCTGATGACAGCACCTTTCGGTTGGTCGAATCTCCGATTCCGAACCTGGAGGACGGGGAAGTGCTGGTACGGACCGTCTACCTTTCCGTGGATCCTTATATGCGGGGGCGGATGAACGATGCCAAGTCCTATATTCCGCCTTTTGAATTGAACGAGGTGCTGACCGGCGGAGTGGTGGGGCAAGTGGAAGAGTCAAAGCATCCCGATTTCCGGAAGGGAGATCTGGTTACCGGGATGATGGGGTGGCAGGACTTCTCCGTGGTGAAGGGGGACCACCTAAACCAGGTGGATACGACATTGGCTCCTCCCACCACCGCCTTGAGTGTGTTGGGAATGCCCGGACTTACCGCCTATTTCGGCCTGTTGGAGATCGGTCAACCTCAGCAGGGGGAGACGGTGGTGATCTCCGGTGCCGCCGGTGCCGTCGGTTCTCTCGTGGGGCAAATCGCCAAAATCAAAGGTTGCCGTGTGGTTGGAATTGCCGGTTCGGAGGAGAAAGTCCGCTTTTTGAAAGAGGATCTGGGTTTTGATGCCGTCATCAACTATAAGACGGATCAGGTGAAGGAGGCCGTCGCAGAAGCCTGCCCCGACGGGGTGGATGTCTACTTCGACAATGTGGGTGGGGAAATCTCCGATATCGTGGTCTCCCGGATCAATAAATTTGCCCGCATCATTCTGTGTGGGCAGATCGCTCTGTACAATCTGGAGAAAGCGGATGTGGGTCCCCGGGTCCAAACCCAGCTCCTGATCAACAGTGCGCTGATGAAAGGATTTATTGTTGCCGATTATCAAAAGCGCTTTAAAGAAGGACTGATCCAGCTTGCCGAATGGCTGTCCCAAGGCAAGCTCCAGTATCGTGAAAACATTGTCGAGGGTCTGGAAAATGCTCCGCGGGCTTTCCAGGGGCTCTTCAAGGGCGAAAATCTCGGCAAACAGCTGGTGAAGGTATCAGAGATCAAAGGTTGA
- a CDS encoding MFS transporter: MGSDTRGTAFTKVMESTVELHIGDKFIRTMVFTMVISMMSATMFNIVLPEISQEYELTYRQVSWVSSAYLLVYAIGSMIYGKLSDRYRLKSLLTMGLLLLSVGSLIGLVAQNYWMVLLSRIIQATGASVIPALAMVVPARYIPTERRGKVLGIMASGLAFGGVLGPIASAVVANFAHWRWLFVIPLTTLIALPLFRRYLVSEKVRSPIGMDWIGGFLLGGAVASLLLAVTGGRWLLAIVAIALILLFVARICSAAQPFVEPRLFYNGRYSLGIILAFLVSAIGFSIPFLTPIMLDDIYNLTPGTIGLVMVPASLTAAFLGKPGGKLADKKGNTLLFLLASLLLLSAFLLLSMLIGRSLIFVAVALIVGQVGQTFIVVAMSGTVANTLVKEQVGVGMGLMSMLNFIASSMSGALISSVVDQDAQSAWNPFHLLGEGKIYSNFYLILSLSYIGLILIYIIRFGYRTPLSDQQK; encoded by the coding sequence ATGGGAAGTGATACACGGGGAACAGCATTTACAAAGGTGATGGAGTCTACAGTCGAACTCCACATTGGCGACAAGTTCATTCGCACAATGGTCTTCACGATGGTTATTTCGATGATGAGCGCAACGATGTTTAACATCGTACTGCCTGAAATCAGCCAAGAATACGAACTGACTTACAGGCAGGTGAGTTGGGTATCCTCCGCTTATCTACTCGTTTATGCCATCGGTTCCATGATCTATGGAAAACTGTCAGACCGTTATCGACTCAAATCATTATTGACGATGGGACTCCTTCTGCTATCGGTTGGTTCCTTGATTGGACTTGTTGCTCAGAACTACTGGATGGTTCTGCTAAGCCGGATCATTCAGGCTACGGGAGCATCCGTCATTCCTGCACTGGCAATGGTTGTCCCAGCACGTTATATCCCAACTGAACGGAGAGGAAAAGTGTTAGGGATCATGGCCAGCGGACTCGCATTCGGGGGCGTACTTGGACCTATTGCCTCTGCCGTCGTTGCCAATTTCGCACATTGGCGGTGGTTGTTTGTTATTCCGTTAACAACTTTGATTGCATTGCCACTCTTTCGCCGTTACCTTGTTTCTGAAAAAGTCCGCTCTCCTATTGGCATGGATTGGATCGGGGGATTTTTACTCGGAGGAGCTGTAGCGTCACTACTATTAGCAGTTACTGGCGGAAGGTGGTTGTTAGCCATCGTAGCCATTGCTTTGATTCTGCTGTTTGTGGCGCGTATATGCTCGGCTGCACAACCATTCGTAGAGCCGCGCCTGTTTTACAACGGTCGATACTCTTTAGGGATTATATTGGCGTTCCTGGTGAGTGCGATCGGTTTTTCCATTCCGTTTTTGACACCAATCATGCTGGATGATATTTATAACCTCACTCCCGGAACCATTGGATTGGTAATGGTCCCTGCTTCACTCACGGCTGCTTTCCTTGGAAAACCAGGCGGAAAACTGGCAGACAAGAAGGGAAATACACTTTTATTTTTACTCGCATCCCTCCTCCTACTATCGGCTTTTCTTCTTTTGTCGATGCTCATTGGACGATCCCTGATATTCGTAGCTGTTGCGCTGATTGTAGGACAGGTGGGACAGACGTTTATCGTTGTCGCCATGTCCGGCACTGTTGCAAATACATTGGTAAAAGAACAGGTTGGCGTCGGGATGGGGCTTATGTCCATGTTGAACTTTATAGCCAGCTCAATGTCTGGAGCTTTAATTAGCTCGGTGGTTGATCAGGACGCGCAATCTGCTTGGAACCCTTTCCATCTTCTTGGAGAAGGTAAAATTTATAGCAATTTCTATTTGATTCTCTCACTTTCATATATCGGCTTGATCCTGATTTACATCATTAGATTTGGATATAGAACACCATTGAGTGATCAACAAAAATAA
- the typA gene encoding translational GTPase TypA has protein sequence MKADQIRNIAIIAHVDHGKTTLVDAMLKQSHIFRENQSVAERVMDSNDLERERGITILSKNTAVHYNGVKINIVDTPGHADFGGEVERVMNMVDGVLLLVDSVEGPMPQTKFVLRHALERGHKAIVVVNKIDRANARPDYVVDTTFDLFVDLGATEEQAEFPVLYASALNGICGEEPDQLTDSLEPLFEKIVEYLPSPRVQPDAPLQMQATLMGHDDYKGKIVIGRLNSGTIRKNQHVLQIDREGTPHSLKVAQVFTHEGLKRTEVEEATAGDIIALTGLGDVGIGDTITDPEKPQPLPPIQVEEPTLRVTFGVNTSPFAGREGEYVTSRKLRERLYLESERDVALHVEDTDSPDTFLVAGRGELHLSILIENMRREGYEFEVSKPEVILKKIDDKWHEPVEVVEVEVSSEYQGAVVELLGRRKGQMVDMELRDDGSVHYTYRVPTRGLIGFNQQFLTATRGEGLMNTLFGGYEPHSGEIQTRDHGSLVAWEPGDATSYGLHAAQERGTLFIGANTEVYEGMVVGQHIRENDLDVNVCKKKQLTNFRAAGSDDALRLEPPKNLSLDDALEYLSDDELLEVTPQAFRIRKRILPKNQRRRYQKQAGRVE, from the coding sequence ATGAAAGCTGACCAAATCCGCAACATTGCCATTATCGCACACGTCGACCACGGGAAAACGACGCTCGTGGACGCGATGTTGAAACAGAGCCATATCTTCCGTGAAAATCAGAGCGTCGCCGAACGGGTCATGGATTCCAATGACCTGGAACGGGAGCGGGGGATCACCATCCTGTCCAAAAACACCGCCGTTCACTACAACGGGGTGAAGATCAATATTGTCGACACTCCGGGCCACGCCGACTTCGGCGGCGAGGTGGAGCGGGTGATGAACATGGTGGACGGAGTCTTGTTGCTGGTGGACTCTGTGGAAGGGCCCATGCCCCAGACCAAGTTCGTCCTCCGCCACGCCCTGGAACGGGGCCATAAAGCGATCGTCGTCGTCAACAAGATCGACCGGGCCAACGCCCGTCCCGACTATGTGGTGGACACCACCTTCGATCTCTTTGTTGACTTGGGGGCGACGGAGGAGCAGGCGGAGTTCCCAGTTCTCTACGCCAGTGCCCTGAACGGAATTTGCGGTGAGGAGCCGGACCAACTGACGGACAGTCTGGAGCCGCTGTTTGAAAAAATTGTGGAGTATCTGCCCTCTCCCCGGGTCCAACCTGATGCTCCGCTTCAGATGCAGGCCACCCTGATGGGCCATGACGACTACAAAGGGAAAATTGTGATCGGCAGGCTGAACAGCGGAACCATCCGCAAAAACCAGCACGTCCTACAGATCGACCGGGAGGGAACCCCTCATTCCTTGAAGGTGGCTCAGGTCTTCACCCACGAAGGCTTGAAACGGACCGAAGTGGAAGAAGCCACCGCCGGCGATATCATCGCCTTGACCGGCCTCGGGGATGTGGGGATCGGGGATACCATCACCGATCCGGAAAAACCGCAACCCCTGCCTCCGATCCAAGTGGAGGAGCCCACTCTCCGCGTCACCTTTGGTGTCAACACCAGCCCCTTCGCCGGGCGGGAAGGGGAATATGTCACTTCCCGGAAGCTGAGGGAGCGCCTCTACCTGGAATCAGAGCGGGACGTCGCTCTCCATGTGGAGGACACCGATTCCCCCGACACCTTCCTGGTGGCGGGCCGGGGAGAGCTGCACCTCAGCATCCTGATTGAAAATATGCGTCGGGAAGGTTATGAGTTTGAGGTGAGCAAACCGGAAGTGATCCTGAAGAAAATCGACGACAAATGGCATGAACCGGTGGAAGTCGTCGAGGTGGAAGTGAGCAGCGAGTACCAGGGAGCGGTGGTGGAACTGCTGGGGCGCCGCAAAGGACAGATGGTGGACATGGAACTGCGGGATGACGGCTCCGTCCATTACACTTATCGTGTCCCCACCCGGGGCTTGATCGGCTTTAACCAGCAGTTTTTGACAGCCACCCGGGGGGAAGGCCTGATGAACACCCTCTTTGGCGGCTATGAGCCCCATTCCGGTGAGATTCAGACCCGGGATCACGGGTCACTGGTCGCCTGGGAGCCCGGCGATGCCACATCCTATGGACTGCATGCCGCCCAGGAGCGGGGCACACTTTTTATCGGAGCCAATACCGAGGTATATGAAGGGATGGTCGTCGGTCAGCATATCCGGGAAAACGACCTGGATGTCAATGTTTGCAAAAAGAAACAGTTGACCAACTTCCGTGCCGCCGGCTCCGATGACGCCCTGCGCCTGGAGCCGCCGAAGAACCTCTCCCTCGACGATGCCCTGGAATACCTCTCCGATGATGAGTTATTGGAAGTGACACCCCAGGCCTTCCGCATCCGCAAACGGATCCTGCCCAAAAACCAGCGCCGCAGATACCAGAAACAGGCTGGACGGGTGGAGTGA